One part of the Coffea eugenioides isolate CCC68of chromosome 10, Ceug_1.0, whole genome shotgun sequence genome encodes these proteins:
- the LOC113749124 gene encoding apoptotic chromatin condensation inducer in the nucleus-like isoform X3, whose translation MSTQYPVLYDRPINKWKVAELKEELKRRNLMTKGLKDDLVRRLDEAIRNERASFGTETYKDFEPSNNEPNIPILQPHSGQISGFAENKYVNEVKVDNFVSGIPIVDETSEVDQAKATGGSISVPAYVESDVLCNAVDTSNNKDELVSTPIGFSECPERVIGNSGPAKGNEILTSARKDDLDNEGILEASGKSSGILNEVVDTHTASISTNTKNESAESGNEELEVVPIAGSTIAPISTSTKNESAEAGNEDLEVVPIADSEQNSHNFGLKLENDSLKPSQMDAESLVSYSSNQVHEISPNLGFQVQCESIKTDSLSNYEKNEIKENLNANNIQLEPEVVRQEMVQPSSSKDPSGGSFYSLDDQVPDVKPGSVVEADDDKCSVKNIEKIDNSGEGSAMDHILENRTKDELADDNKFTEEPSSEKKDLDDVFGANLPTQNMESSYEEKFEIAASAEQRESQDGEPLEKINLDQSSADDSMEDDSLEARQADSDSDPKKVGDKTKPNEETVAKSAGDIEAPQADIPSHTLKSSHANSDQMAESAEKRKFEAVEAAPDNKEPRKRQRRWNNESVKIPQAQIPDTSLSATSKTVVQSATTPFVDGSNSATGRDATNERIVPPSAKTPTNSLRIDHFVRPFTLKAVQELLSKTGTICNFWMDHIKTHCYVTYASTEEAMETRNAVYNLQWPPYGGRLLIAEFVDPEEVKLQVEAPSQSAAPVNSTSVMPSQPPSKQLAPTPVNQQDVRQQPHRSEQQTTSDPPTTRERLARPRSPVAATVDPPIVTLDDLFRKTKTTPRIYYLPLTDEQVAVKLSRRRK comes from the exons ATGTCGACACAATATCCGGTTCTGTATGATCGACCAATCAATAAGTGGAAGGTGGCTGAACTGAAGGAAGAGCTTAAGAGACGTAACTTGATGACAAAAGGCTTGAAGGATGACCTGGTAAGACGATTGGATGAAGCAATTCGGAATGAAAGGGCAAGTTTTGGGACAGAAACGTACAAGGATTTTGAACCCAGCAATAATGAGCCTAATATTCCAATACTGCAACCTCATTCCGGGCAAATTTCTGGGTTTGCTGAGAATAAATATGTGAATGAAGTTAAAGTAGACAACTTTGTCAGTGGGATTCCGATTGTTGACGAAACTAGTGAAGTAGATCAAGCAAAAGCTACTGGTGGTTCTATTTCTGTTCCAGCATATGTGGAATCAGACGTTTTGTGTAATGCTGTTGATACCAGTAACAATAAAGATGAGCTAGTGTCAACACCAATCGGTTTCAGTGAATGTCCTGAAAGAGTAATTGGAAACAGCGGACCTGCCAAGGGAAACGAGATTTTGACATCTGCACGTAAGGATGATCTGGACAATGAAGGAATCTTAGAGGCATCTGGCAAAAGCAGCGGTATTTTGAATGAAGTTGTTGATACCCACACTGCATCTATTAGTACAAATACAAAAAATGAGTCTGCAGAGTCAGGCAATGAGGAGCTTGAGGTAGTACCAATTGCAGGTAGTACCATTGCACCTattagtacaagtacaaaaaatGAATCTGCAGAGGCAGGCAACGAGGATCTTGAGGTAGTACCAATTGCAGATAGTGAACAAAACTCACATAACTTTGGTCTTAAGTTGGAGAATGATTCTTTAAAGCCTTCGCAGATGGATGCCGAGTCTCTTGTCTCCTACTCAAGCAACCAGGTACATGAGATTAGCCCAAATTTAGGGTTTCAAGTACAGTGTGAGTCAATTAAAACTGATAGTTTATCTAattatgaaaaaaatgaaataaaggaAAACTTAAATGCTAATAATATTCAATTAGAACCAGAAGTTGTTAGGCAAGAGATGGTACAGCCATCATCCAGCAAAGACCCTTCAGGTGGCAGCTTTTATTCACTGGATGATCAAGTGCCAGATGTGAAACCAGGTTCTGTTGTTGAAGCTGATGATGATAAATGTAGTGTGAAAAATATTGAGAAAATTGATAATTCAGGTGAGGGTTCTGCAATGGACCATATCCTGGAGAATAGGACCAAAGATGAACTAGCAGATGATAATAAGTTCACTGAAGAGCCCTCTAGTGAAAAAAAAGATTTGGATGATGTTTTCGGGGCTAATTTGCCTACACAGAATATGGAATCATCTTATGAGGAGAAATTTGAGATTGCTGCTTCTGCTGAGCAAAGAGAGTCACAAG ATGGAGAACCACTTGAAAAGATAAATCTAGATCAGTCTTCAGCTGATGATTCCATGGAAGATGATAGCTTGGAGGCAAGACAAGCCGACTCCGATTCTGATCCTAAGAAAGTTGGTGACAAGACCAAGCCAAATGAAGAAACTGTTGCAAAATCTGCTGGTGACATTGAAGCTCCACAAGCTGATATTCCTTCTCATACCCTGAAGTCATCACATGCAAATAGTGATCAAATGGCTGAATCGgctgagaaaagaaaatttgaag CAGTTGAAGCTGCACCAGATAATAAGGAACCTCGGAAGAGGCAGAGGAGATGGAATAATGAAAGTGTGAAAATTCCTCAAGCACAAATCCCAGATACTTCACTTTCTGCAACATCAAAGACTGTGGTTCAGAGTGCAACAACTCCTTTTGTTGATGGATCTAACTCTGCAACTGGTAGAGATGCCACCAATGAACGTATTG TGCCTCCATCGGCGAAAACACCTACTAACTCCCTCCGCATTGATCACTTTGTTCGCCCTTTTACTCTGAAAGCTGTGCAAGAGCTCCTCTCCAAAACGGGTACAATTTGCAATTTTTGGATGGATCATATCAAGACCCATTGCTATGTGACG TATGCTTCTACTGAGGAAGCCATGGAGACGCGGAATGCTGTTTACAATCTTCAATGGCCTCCATATGGGGGACGACTTCTGATTGCAGAGTTTGTTGATCCTGAGGAAGTAAAATTGCAGGTAGAGGCTCCTTCACAATCTGCAGCACCTGTAAACTCGACTTCAGTGATGCCATCGCAACCTCCCTCTAAGCAATTGGCTCCAACACCTGTAAACCAACAGGATGTAAGGCAGCAACCCCATCGCTCAGAGCAACAGACCACTTCTGATCCACCCACAACAAGGGAACGCTTGGCTCGGCCTCGTTCTCCGGTTGCTGCGACAGTTGATCCACCAATAGTCACTTTGGATGACCTATTCAGGAAGACCAAAACCACTCCACGCATCTATTATTTACCATTAACTGATGAACAAGTTGCCGTAAAACTCAGCAGACGCAGAAAGTGA
- the LOC113749124 gene encoding apoptotic chromatin condensation inducer in the nucleus-like isoform X1, producing the protein MSTQYPVLYDRPINKWKVAELKEELKRRNLMTKGLKDDLVRRLDEAIRNERASFGTETYKDFEPSNNEPNIPILQPHSGQISGFAENKYVNEVKVDNFVSGIPIVDETSEVDQAKATGGSISVPAYVESDVLCNAVDTSNNKDELVSTPIGFSECPERVIGNSGPAKGNEILTSARKDDLDNEGILEASGKSSGILNEVVDTHTASISTNTKNESAESGNEELEVVPIAGSTIAPISTSTKNESAEAGNEDLEVVPIADSEQNSHNFGLKLENDSLKPSQMDAESLVSYSSNQVHEISPNLGFQVQCESIKTDSLSNYEKNEIKENLNANNIQLEPEVVRQEMVQPSSSKDPSGGSFYSLDDQVPDVKPGSVVEADDDKCSVKNIEKIDNSGEGSAMDHILENRTKDELADDNKFTEEPSSEKKDLDDVFGANLPTQNMESSYEEKFEIAASAEQRESQDDQSSDAKFIEMTDMTDGEPLEKINLDQSSADDSMEDDSLEARQADSDSDPKKVGDKTKPNEETVAKSAGDIEAPQADIPSHTLKSSHANSDQMAESAEKRKFEAVEAAPDNKEPRKRQRRWNNESVKIPQAQIPDTSLSATSKTVVQSATTPFVDGSNSATGRDATNERIVPPSAKTPTNSLRIDHFVRPFTLKAVQELLSKTGTICNFWMDHIKTHCYVTYASTEEAMETRNAVYNLQWPPYGGRLLIAEFVDPEEVKLQVEAPSQSAAPVNSTSVMPSQPPSKQLAPTPVNQQDVRQQPHRSEQQTTSDPPTTRERLARPRSPVAATVDPPIVTLDDLFRKTKTTPRIYYLPLTDEQVAVKLSRRRK; encoded by the exons ATGTCGACACAATATCCGGTTCTGTATGATCGACCAATCAATAAGTGGAAGGTGGCTGAACTGAAGGAAGAGCTTAAGAGACGTAACTTGATGACAAAAGGCTTGAAGGATGACCTGGTAAGACGATTGGATGAAGCAATTCGGAATGAAAGGGCAAGTTTTGGGACAGAAACGTACAAGGATTTTGAACCCAGCAATAATGAGCCTAATATTCCAATACTGCAACCTCATTCCGGGCAAATTTCTGGGTTTGCTGAGAATAAATATGTGAATGAAGTTAAAGTAGACAACTTTGTCAGTGGGATTCCGATTGTTGACGAAACTAGTGAAGTAGATCAAGCAAAAGCTACTGGTGGTTCTATTTCTGTTCCAGCATATGTGGAATCAGACGTTTTGTGTAATGCTGTTGATACCAGTAACAATAAAGATGAGCTAGTGTCAACACCAATCGGTTTCAGTGAATGTCCTGAAAGAGTAATTGGAAACAGCGGACCTGCCAAGGGAAACGAGATTTTGACATCTGCACGTAAGGATGATCTGGACAATGAAGGAATCTTAGAGGCATCTGGCAAAAGCAGCGGTATTTTGAATGAAGTTGTTGATACCCACACTGCATCTATTAGTACAAATACAAAAAATGAGTCTGCAGAGTCAGGCAATGAGGAGCTTGAGGTAGTACCAATTGCAGGTAGTACCATTGCACCTattagtacaagtacaaaaaatGAATCTGCAGAGGCAGGCAACGAGGATCTTGAGGTAGTACCAATTGCAGATAGTGAACAAAACTCACATAACTTTGGTCTTAAGTTGGAGAATGATTCTTTAAAGCCTTCGCAGATGGATGCCGAGTCTCTTGTCTCCTACTCAAGCAACCAGGTACATGAGATTAGCCCAAATTTAGGGTTTCAAGTACAGTGTGAGTCAATTAAAACTGATAGTTTATCTAattatgaaaaaaatgaaataaaggaAAACTTAAATGCTAATAATATTCAATTAGAACCAGAAGTTGTTAGGCAAGAGATGGTACAGCCATCATCCAGCAAAGACCCTTCAGGTGGCAGCTTTTATTCACTGGATGATCAAGTGCCAGATGTGAAACCAGGTTCTGTTGTTGAAGCTGATGATGATAAATGTAGTGTGAAAAATATTGAGAAAATTGATAATTCAGGTGAGGGTTCTGCAATGGACCATATCCTGGAGAATAGGACCAAAGATGAACTAGCAGATGATAATAAGTTCACTGAAGAGCCCTCTAGTGAAAAAAAAGATTTGGATGATGTTTTCGGGGCTAATTTGCCTACACAGAATATGGAATCATCTTATGAGGAGAAATTTGAGATTGCTGCTTCTGCTGAGCAAAGAGAGTCACAAG ATGACCAATCCTCAGATGCAAAATTTATTGAGATGACTGACATGACAGATGGAGAACCACTTGAAAAGATAAATCTAGATCAGTCTTCAGCTGATGATTCCATGGAAGATGATAGCTTGGAGGCAAGACAAGCCGACTCCGATTCTGATCCTAAGAAAGTTGGTGACAAGACCAAGCCAAATGAAGAAACTGTTGCAAAATCTGCTGGTGACATTGAAGCTCCACAAGCTGATATTCCTTCTCATACCCTGAAGTCATCACATGCAAATAGTGATCAAATGGCTGAATCGgctgagaaaagaaaatttgaag CAGTTGAAGCTGCACCAGATAATAAGGAACCTCGGAAGAGGCAGAGGAGATGGAATAATGAAAGTGTGAAAATTCCTCAAGCACAAATCCCAGATACTTCACTTTCTGCAACATCAAAGACTGTGGTTCAGAGTGCAACAACTCCTTTTGTTGATGGATCTAACTCTGCAACTGGTAGAGATGCCACCAATGAACGTATTG TGCCTCCATCGGCGAAAACACCTACTAACTCCCTCCGCATTGATCACTTTGTTCGCCCTTTTACTCTGAAAGCTGTGCAAGAGCTCCTCTCCAAAACGGGTACAATTTGCAATTTTTGGATGGATCATATCAAGACCCATTGCTATGTGACG TATGCTTCTACTGAGGAAGCCATGGAGACGCGGAATGCTGTTTACAATCTTCAATGGCCTCCATATGGGGGACGACTTCTGATTGCAGAGTTTGTTGATCCTGAGGAAGTAAAATTGCAGGTAGAGGCTCCTTCACAATCTGCAGCACCTGTAAACTCGACTTCAGTGATGCCATCGCAACCTCCCTCTAAGCAATTGGCTCCAACACCTGTAAACCAACAGGATGTAAGGCAGCAACCCCATCGCTCAGAGCAACAGACCACTTCTGATCCACCCACAACAAGGGAACGCTTGGCTCGGCCTCGTTCTCCGGTTGCTGCGACAGTTGATCCACCAATAGTCACTTTGGATGACCTATTCAGGAAGACCAAAACCACTCCACGCATCTATTATTTACCATTAACTGATGAACAAGTTGCCGTAAAACTCAGCAGACGCAGAAAGTGA
- the LOC113749124 gene encoding apoptotic chromatin condensation inducer in the nucleus-like isoform X4, whose amino-acid sequence MSTQYPVLYDRPINKWKVAELKEELKRRNLMTKGLKDDLVRRLDEAIRNERASFGTETYKDFEPSNNEPNIPILQPHSGQISGFAENKYVNEVKVDNFVSGIPIVDETSEVDQAKATGGSISVPAYVESDVLCNAVDTSNNKDELVSTPIGFSECPERVIGNSGPAKGNEILTSARKDDLDNEGILEASGKSSGILNEVVDTHTASISTNTKNESAESGNEELEVVPIAGSTIAPISTSTKNESAEAGNEDLEMDAESLVSYSSNQVHEISPNLGFQVQCESIKTDSLSNYEKNEIKENLNANNIQLEPEVVRQEMVQPSSSKDPSGGSFYSLDDQVPDVKPGSVVEADDDKCSVKNIEKIDNSGEGSAMDHILENRTKDELADDNKFTEEPSSEKKDLDDVFGANLPTQNMESSYEEKFEIAASAEQRESQDDQSSDAKFIEMTDMTDGEPLEKINLDQSSADDSMEDDSLEARQADSDSDPKKVGDKTKPNEETVAKSAGDIEAPQADIPSHTLKSSHANSDQMAESAEKRKFEAVEAAPDNKEPRKRQRRWNNESVKIPQAQIPDTSLSATSKTVVQSATTPFVDGSNSATGRDATNERIVPPSAKTPTNSLRIDHFVRPFTLKAVQELLSKTGTICNFWMDHIKTHCYVTYASTEEAMETRNAVYNLQWPPYGGRLLIAEFVDPEEVKLQVEAPSQSAAPVNSTSVMPSQPPSKQLAPTPVNQQDVRQQPHRSEQQTTSDPPTTRERLARPRSPVAATVDPPIVTLDDLFRKTKTTPRIYYLPLTDEQVAVKLSRRRK is encoded by the exons ATGTCGACACAATATCCGGTTCTGTATGATCGACCAATCAATAAGTGGAAGGTGGCTGAACTGAAGGAAGAGCTTAAGAGACGTAACTTGATGACAAAAGGCTTGAAGGATGACCTGGTAAGACGATTGGATGAAGCAATTCGGAATGAAAGGGCAAGTTTTGGGACAGAAACGTACAAGGATTTTGAACCCAGCAATAATGAGCCTAATATTCCAATACTGCAACCTCATTCCGGGCAAATTTCTGGGTTTGCTGAGAATAAATATGTGAATGAAGTTAAAGTAGACAACTTTGTCAGTGGGATTCCGATTGTTGACGAAACTAGTGAAGTAGATCAAGCAAAAGCTACTGGTGGTTCTATTTCTGTTCCAGCATATGTGGAATCAGACGTTTTGTGTAATGCTGTTGATACCAGTAACAATAAAGATGAGCTAGTGTCAACACCAATCGGTTTCAGTGAATGTCCTGAAAGAGTAATTGGAAACAGCGGACCTGCCAAGGGAAACGAGATTTTGACATCTGCACGTAAGGATGATCTGGACAATGAAGGAATCTTAGAGGCATCTGGCAAAAGCAGCGGTATTTTGAATGAAGTTGTTGATACCCACACTGCATCTATTAGTACAAATACAAAAAATGAGTCTGCAGAGTCAGGCAATGAGGAGCTTGAGGTAGTACCAATTGCAGGTAGTACCATTGCACCTattagtacaagtacaaaaaatGAATCTGCAGAGGCAGGCAACGAGGATCTTGAG ATGGATGCCGAGTCTCTTGTCTCCTACTCAAGCAACCAGGTACATGAGATTAGCCCAAATTTAGGGTTTCAAGTACAGTGTGAGTCAATTAAAACTGATAGTTTATCTAattatgaaaaaaatgaaataaaggaAAACTTAAATGCTAATAATATTCAATTAGAACCAGAAGTTGTTAGGCAAGAGATGGTACAGCCATCATCCAGCAAAGACCCTTCAGGTGGCAGCTTTTATTCACTGGATGATCAAGTGCCAGATGTGAAACCAGGTTCTGTTGTTGAAGCTGATGATGATAAATGTAGTGTGAAAAATATTGAGAAAATTGATAATTCAGGTGAGGGTTCTGCAATGGACCATATCCTGGAGAATAGGACCAAAGATGAACTAGCAGATGATAATAAGTTCACTGAAGAGCCCTCTAGTGAAAAAAAAGATTTGGATGATGTTTTCGGGGCTAATTTGCCTACACAGAATATGGAATCATCTTATGAGGAGAAATTTGAGATTGCTGCTTCTGCTGAGCAAAGAGAGTCACAAG ATGACCAATCCTCAGATGCAAAATTTATTGAGATGACTGACATGACAGATGGAGAACCACTTGAAAAGATAAATCTAGATCAGTCTTCAGCTGATGATTCCATGGAAGATGATAGCTTGGAGGCAAGACAAGCCGACTCCGATTCTGATCCTAAGAAAGTTGGTGACAAGACCAAGCCAAATGAAGAAACTGTTGCAAAATCTGCTGGTGACATTGAAGCTCCACAAGCTGATATTCCTTCTCATACCCTGAAGTCATCACATGCAAATAGTGATCAAATGGCTGAATCGgctgagaaaagaaaatttgaag CAGTTGAAGCTGCACCAGATAATAAGGAACCTCGGAAGAGGCAGAGGAGATGGAATAATGAAAGTGTGAAAATTCCTCAAGCACAAATCCCAGATACTTCACTTTCTGCAACATCAAAGACTGTGGTTCAGAGTGCAACAACTCCTTTTGTTGATGGATCTAACTCTGCAACTGGTAGAGATGCCACCAATGAACGTATTG TGCCTCCATCGGCGAAAACACCTACTAACTCCCTCCGCATTGATCACTTTGTTCGCCCTTTTACTCTGAAAGCTGTGCAAGAGCTCCTCTCCAAAACGGGTACAATTTGCAATTTTTGGATGGATCATATCAAGACCCATTGCTATGTGACG TATGCTTCTACTGAGGAAGCCATGGAGACGCGGAATGCTGTTTACAATCTTCAATGGCCTCCATATGGGGGACGACTTCTGATTGCAGAGTTTGTTGATCCTGAGGAAGTAAAATTGCAGGTAGAGGCTCCTTCACAATCTGCAGCACCTGTAAACTCGACTTCAGTGATGCCATCGCAACCTCCCTCTAAGCAATTGGCTCCAACACCTGTAAACCAACAGGATGTAAGGCAGCAACCCCATCGCTCAGAGCAACAGACCACTTCTGATCCACCCACAACAAGGGAACGCTTGGCTCGGCCTCGTTCTCCGGTTGCTGCGACAGTTGATCCACCAATAGTCACTTTGGATGACCTATTCAGGAAGACCAAAACCACTCCACGCATCTATTATTTACCATTAACTGATGAACAAGTTGCCGTAAAACTCAGCAGACGCAGAAAGTGA
- the LOC113749124 gene encoding apoptotic chromatin condensation inducer in the nucleus-like isoform X2: MSTQYPVLYDRPINKWKVAELKEELKRRNLMTKGLKDDLVRRLDEAIRNERASFGTETYKDFEPSNNEPNIPILQPHSGQISGFAENKYVNEVKVDNFVSGIPIVDETSEVDQAKATGGSISVPAYVESDVLCNAVDTSNNKDELVSTPIGFSECPERVIGNSGPAKGNEILTSARKDDLDNEGILEASGKSSGILNEVVDTHTASISTNTKNESAESGNEELEVVPIAGSTIAPISTSTKNESAEAGNEDLEVVPIADSEQNSHNFGLKLENDSLKPSQMDAESLVSYSSNQVHEISPNLGFQVQCESIKTDSLSNYEKNEIKENLNANNIQLEPEVVRQEMVQPSSSKDPSGGSFYSLDDQVPDVKPGSVVEADDDKCSVKNIEKIDNSGEGSAMDHILENRTKDELADDNKFTEEPSSEKKDLDDVFGANLPTQNMESSYEEKFEIAASAEQRESQDDQSSDAKFIEMTDMTDGEPLEKINLDQSSADDSMEDDSLEARQADSDSDPKKVGDKTKPNEETVAKSAGDIEAPQADIPSHTLKSSHANSDQMAESAEKRKFEVEAAPDNKEPRKRQRRWNNESVKIPQAQIPDTSLSATSKTVVQSATTPFVDGSNSATGRDATNERIVPPSAKTPTNSLRIDHFVRPFTLKAVQELLSKTGTICNFWMDHIKTHCYVTYASTEEAMETRNAVYNLQWPPYGGRLLIAEFVDPEEVKLQVEAPSQSAAPVNSTSVMPSQPPSKQLAPTPVNQQDVRQQPHRSEQQTTSDPPTTRERLARPRSPVAATVDPPIVTLDDLFRKTKTTPRIYYLPLTDEQVAVKLSRRRK; the protein is encoded by the exons ATGTCGACACAATATCCGGTTCTGTATGATCGACCAATCAATAAGTGGAAGGTGGCTGAACTGAAGGAAGAGCTTAAGAGACGTAACTTGATGACAAAAGGCTTGAAGGATGACCTGGTAAGACGATTGGATGAAGCAATTCGGAATGAAAGGGCAAGTTTTGGGACAGAAACGTACAAGGATTTTGAACCCAGCAATAATGAGCCTAATATTCCAATACTGCAACCTCATTCCGGGCAAATTTCTGGGTTTGCTGAGAATAAATATGTGAATGAAGTTAAAGTAGACAACTTTGTCAGTGGGATTCCGATTGTTGACGAAACTAGTGAAGTAGATCAAGCAAAAGCTACTGGTGGTTCTATTTCTGTTCCAGCATATGTGGAATCAGACGTTTTGTGTAATGCTGTTGATACCAGTAACAATAAAGATGAGCTAGTGTCAACACCAATCGGTTTCAGTGAATGTCCTGAAAGAGTAATTGGAAACAGCGGACCTGCCAAGGGAAACGAGATTTTGACATCTGCACGTAAGGATGATCTGGACAATGAAGGAATCTTAGAGGCATCTGGCAAAAGCAGCGGTATTTTGAATGAAGTTGTTGATACCCACACTGCATCTATTAGTACAAATACAAAAAATGAGTCTGCAGAGTCAGGCAATGAGGAGCTTGAGGTAGTACCAATTGCAGGTAGTACCATTGCACCTattagtacaagtacaaaaaatGAATCTGCAGAGGCAGGCAACGAGGATCTTGAGGTAGTACCAATTGCAGATAGTGAACAAAACTCACATAACTTTGGTCTTAAGTTGGAGAATGATTCTTTAAAGCCTTCGCAGATGGATGCCGAGTCTCTTGTCTCCTACTCAAGCAACCAGGTACATGAGATTAGCCCAAATTTAGGGTTTCAAGTACAGTGTGAGTCAATTAAAACTGATAGTTTATCTAattatgaaaaaaatgaaataaaggaAAACTTAAATGCTAATAATATTCAATTAGAACCAGAAGTTGTTAGGCAAGAGATGGTACAGCCATCATCCAGCAAAGACCCTTCAGGTGGCAGCTTTTATTCACTGGATGATCAAGTGCCAGATGTGAAACCAGGTTCTGTTGTTGAAGCTGATGATGATAAATGTAGTGTGAAAAATATTGAGAAAATTGATAATTCAGGTGAGGGTTCTGCAATGGACCATATCCTGGAGAATAGGACCAAAGATGAACTAGCAGATGATAATAAGTTCACTGAAGAGCCCTCTAGTGAAAAAAAAGATTTGGATGATGTTTTCGGGGCTAATTTGCCTACACAGAATATGGAATCATCTTATGAGGAGAAATTTGAGATTGCTGCTTCTGCTGAGCAAAGAGAGTCACAAG ATGACCAATCCTCAGATGCAAAATTTATTGAGATGACTGACATGACAGATGGAGAACCACTTGAAAAGATAAATCTAGATCAGTCTTCAGCTGATGATTCCATGGAAGATGATAGCTTGGAGGCAAGACAAGCCGACTCCGATTCTGATCCTAAGAAAGTTGGTGACAAGACCAAGCCAAATGAAGAAACTGTTGCAAAATCTGCTGGTGACATTGAAGCTCCACAAGCTGATATTCCTTCTCATACCCTGAAGTCATCACATGCAAATAGTGATCAAATGGCTGAATCGgctgagaaaagaaaatttgaag TTGAAGCTGCACCAGATAATAAGGAACCTCGGAAGAGGCAGAGGAGATGGAATAATGAAAGTGTGAAAATTCCTCAAGCACAAATCCCAGATACTTCACTTTCTGCAACATCAAAGACTGTGGTTCAGAGTGCAACAACTCCTTTTGTTGATGGATCTAACTCTGCAACTGGTAGAGATGCCACCAATGAACGTATTG TGCCTCCATCGGCGAAAACACCTACTAACTCCCTCCGCATTGATCACTTTGTTCGCCCTTTTACTCTGAAAGCTGTGCAAGAGCTCCTCTCCAAAACGGGTACAATTTGCAATTTTTGGATGGATCATATCAAGACCCATTGCTATGTGACG TATGCTTCTACTGAGGAAGCCATGGAGACGCGGAATGCTGTTTACAATCTTCAATGGCCTCCATATGGGGGACGACTTCTGATTGCAGAGTTTGTTGATCCTGAGGAAGTAAAATTGCAGGTAGAGGCTCCTTCACAATCTGCAGCACCTGTAAACTCGACTTCAGTGATGCCATCGCAACCTCCCTCTAAGCAATTGGCTCCAACACCTGTAAACCAACAGGATGTAAGGCAGCAACCCCATCGCTCAGAGCAACAGACCACTTCTGATCCACCCACAACAAGGGAACGCTTGGCTCGGCCTCGTTCTCCGGTTGCTGCGACAGTTGATCCACCAATAGTCACTTTGGATGACCTATTCAGGAAGACCAAAACCACTCCACGCATCTATTATTTACCATTAACTGATGAACAAGTTGCCGTAAAACTCAGCAGACGCAGAAAGTGA